The genome window GAAGAGAGAGagagcacggactctagatcaatatacactccgtggagAGAGAGATACCATATCGTGTaaattgttcatatacattttgcatattttatagcAATCTAGCCATACTCACTGGTGGTATGCGTATGGAATAAAACTGCGTCAAAACAAATCTTGTGATGACAAAAAGTCCCAAAAAGAGGTAATAGTACATTTTATAAAAACggtttatttgatatttttgtattttggatTTAAAGGGAAGTGTTCACTAATCATAACGACAATCACGCGCAAACCATCTGTTGCAGAAGTAGTAAATTGTAAAAGTGATGGTTTGGGGGAAAAGCTTAATTCTACAGTGACATACGAATATATGACTTGTAGTCACCAATCACAATATGAGTATCAAGCTGGGtgcatatataatatatcaaCCGTTCATACGTGCCATTATGTATCAGTTTGACCACAGCAATTGTTTATACATACGTTGAGAGCACACGTGTATACCAAATTTTACTTTCTTTTAATCTGTGGCTGCAATGCCTATAGAAGCTCCGTTAAAGATTCATATAGAAAAACTTTAATGTGAAAAATTTACAATTCGAGTTTGTAAGCTCTGTTTGACGGAAGTCAAAAACTCTGTTTGACGgaagttaaaatttatttatcatacctctacgctGATATCGACCTAATATTAAGATGTCTGATATAATTTTGTACATCAGGTTAGTCAATCTCGACGCAAAGTTGTCGtttcttgctctcacatacaatctctgccatcacaagaaaatgcTTCCAGATTTGGTAGGGTTTTAATTTTATTggtttaattattatgttatgaaaagtactttcattttgttttacaatttaaaactaGTGTATACGTTAAGgtttattataacaaaattaattaactaaattaaaaaaagttaaaataacaacggtaaaattattgtaccacgtggctaggcaaTCATCacatggttggttatgaaggcagggatttgatccagctatgctggttcccatTAAACCTCTGCGCGGAGGTTACCGGTGCGTAGGCGCGTCTGTGTTCAATGTTTAAAGGTACCGCATATAACTCGAAATCAACTATAAAGTCCTCAGAGGAGATTTATAAGATTTGACaggacaaacaatttgatacaaagATGCAGttcgttttatatttaaaaagcgACACAAAATCAGCTTAACattcttttttgaaaataaaataaaagtgcttGTGATTAACACGCCAAATGTCACACAACATTTTTATTCCTTAATAAAATACTGACTGAGTcgaaatgaatatattttaattacttttattatttataagggCGTAGATGATGAACAGAAAAAGGTAAGTTCTTTATCGTTCGCGACAATCCTCGCCGTTTGTTATTCTAAGCCTCCCTTGATGCATTACACAACTATTGGACAGAAATCTGTTATTGTATATCGATGGTCTCAATTTAAAATGTCGAacctacaaaaacacaagttttcaggagaccTATTTTagttaaacatttcttgcacaaagtcaaataaagattattttaaacatttttaaaagtgtcgcATGATAGACCATGTTCGTATGGAActaatttgacgttaagttaataaatctgctgtaaaatgtatcttcgtcatttagacttgcatttatgtgatgtttcggcaaattggacagcttattgtaatagattttgtttcaatagaataaatttttccactgttgtccgttagatatagcaaagcaatgcatttttttctgttttacacggtggaacagaggtgacaaccgcaattcgttatttatagtgtggcctcaacttagtaacttgtgggaacGACTAATAAAGTTGAGGGAACAACATCATAAGTTgtggcttcaacttaataacttgtggaaacaatttttaaaataacttgtggaaacaactacgtacgttgtccccacaactgtttaagttgagacctcagcttagtaacttgtggccacaacttcataacttgctcCCAAAACTTATTAAATTGTGACCTCAACatagtaatttgttcatttaacttattaagttattccttcaactaaataacttgtgggaacaacttatttattaagttgaggcctcagctcagaaatttgtggcgacaacttcataacttgttcccacaacttattagtttttgcctcaactaaataacttgtgggaccaactaactaTGTTGAAACCActaatttaagtttaaccaataatatcgggcgtttcatctttaccgttttatcacaattagtaccccttattttactaggtgctcgggttcgagcactatccctgttagcTATGGATCCCCCGTTCGAGCCCTatctgagcacttgccatgtaagtcatggatttcagatttgagcccctatctgagcgatcgccaagttagcgacttGGTTCAGGGCTCGAACCCTGTTGTGAAAACTAGGCACAtaagcgacggattccggttgggaatccaggtctgatacctccctttttaaacgatgggtctttgggttttagccccagtctaaggactttccctgtaagcgacttggattccagtctgagcattcgcacCCTACGTAACGGATCCCGGCTTGGATGCCCTGCTTGAGCACTCACCCTGTATGCTATGCCCCCGGGCTAAAATCCCTGTTTAAGTACTTAccatttaagcgaacggacccTGATCAAAGTCGTAGTCTTATCGCCGGAcccgaaaaatgcgggatttatagcttacagggctagtgctcagaccggcgctagaACCCGAACACCCATAGCTTGCGAGGCTAGCTCTCATTTCCGGACTCGAAAGCGGGAAATGTTGCTTACGAAGCTCATTTCCGCAGCCGGTCGCTTAGTAGGCGGgtgctcagtatggtatgttagcgacggctgtttggttcgagtccctgtgtgaacccgtagctttcggtgcgaacgctcagactgaggtttgcaaccgggatccttcccttactgggcaagagctaagacacaggcttgaacccgggatccatagctttcaggactagtactcagactggggctcgaacccgggaccggtcactgttggtgcaaattctCACATCGGAATTCGAGCCGTCGCTTATAGGGTAAATCCTTAAACCGAGGAttgatctagagacccaaagctttcagggctagtgctcGAACTATGATTCGAACCCCGAGGCCGTCGAAAACTCCGTATTAGATTTTCAGACcgtcgaaaacttaggcatcttgcactcgcctcgtaagcgatggttcccgggatcgagccccggtcagaggaatcgccctttacaagaagcgtcccgggttcaaatccaaaaaccatgggactcgaaaccgggatccgacgcgtacgttgctagtgctcagaccggggatggaaccctgaacccagtcgcaaacaaggcaagtgctcagacaatTGTGGtcttaacttagtaacttgcggccagaagttataaagttgaaggaacaacttactaagttgaaacctcaacttaataagttgtaggaacaagctattagttgcggccacaagttactaagttaatacctcaacattttatattattttgatatctttttgcattcatcaatgctataaaatgtacatcatttaattattttataagcaaacgtttacgtttcgtcaatttgccttaaaatacatggctatattgatactttaatatattaataagctcGCAAAATGCCgacgtaacaatttttttcagctttgtcattttgacttcaagcaattgcggttcgtcattacatcacgtgactatatggagctgttgcgattggttaactattttgttgttttgggggtATATGTGCATTGATTTCCCGCTTTACACAatatcaaaatcgcgaaatgccaaaaatgtaggttcgtcattttaaattgggaccatcgatatatCGCAATGCGCAGTGCATTATGTAGActaaaatgtctgttctgttctgttcatattCTGCGCGCATGTTTAATATGCTTGATAAAATGAACGCAGTAATAGTATACTAGTATATGTTGAATATGTGTAATTAGTCTATATGTTCGACTCTGGTGCATGCTACACGTTGATCGCAAATTTAGCAATATATATTTATCagcaatatttattgtttaagtatatgtatagtatataataatatataagcaAATGTAATACCAACAGAATATTAGATAAGCAAATACGCAGATATTGGTAACGTACCACCAAAAACTATAAAAACGAAATTTCTCACCTGTATCGAACGATGCGCCCAAATAATGGCACAAATTGTCAGTGCTTTATTAGATGGAAATTTTAGGTAAAACCTGAGCTCATATGTTTCTAAATAACACGGTTAAATGAGCTAAAAACTGACATCGTATCGCCCGAGTTCTTACGGGAAATCGTTGGGTATTCCCCTAGCATTTCATATTGACTTGTTTGCATGAATGAATACGTAGGCCATTCAGTATTATCTTTAAAGTAGTACACACGCGACTATTTTACTTTGTCCACAAGGCTTTTCATTTAATTAGAATCAAATTTTAAAGCTGTAGATGGTTTGAAAAAGACCTGTTCTATGACAAATTGTGTAAGTCGTAACTTACTTTATAGTATTACTTAAACTATTTAACAAGAGAAGCCCGGGACTTAAACTGATATAATTTATgagtataatttgtttaaattagtaTCAAGTTTGAAAGCAGAAGATGGTTTTTAAACTTTGGTGTTCTATGTTGTATTATCAATTGTGTAAGTCGTAATTAACTTACTttataatgtaattaaaaaaaataacaatagaaGCTTAGGACTGAAACCTTTCTTGGACTAAAACTGGTTAAATTTACTGCATATGGTTGAATTATGTTTTTGGAGTTGATAATATGCATGTTGATTAAAACGTATGTGGATAAGCACGTGCATGTGACTTGGTATAGATATATGTGATTGACTAACTATATATTCGGAGACGATTTTGGCAACACTATAATTTCCTATATAcaaacgtttttgttttattatgtactCCAAAAAGTCTTAAAATCTCGCTTCACAATTGAACAAGCGTATTCTTAAATGTCATGATAACCGATGTATTTGGCGGTCAATTGAAATGCCCCTTTTGAACCGAATTATGAAGTGTATGCACATGTTTACATGCATCTTTACCGCCGACGCAATCTTCTTGTGCTTACTATTCCCGTAATAAgcaattatcttaaaataaacgCTTAGGTGTAAAAGAAAAGGTTGTTGCTTCCCGTTGACCAGACCGACCCCATATTTTGCGCCGATCCTACACTTTTCTGTTGGTGTTCTATGATAACTTTTGGAtaattaaagtggccttttcacgttttggtaaatttaccaaattatgatttttttgtttcagattcgcaaattttcgttgtagttatgatatttgtgaggaaacggtaatactgaacatttagcatgctctaaaatatctagtttatgcatcttttgatgatattaaaaacctgaaaattatcaagcgttgcaacgcgaaacgattgaatactttggagagatCTCTTCTCGTCGTTAGATTTTGtgatacaacgaggattgcttatataaagtataaaatacaccactatTGTCTATCcatatatactgtctaactcccctttcgggtattatcgacaggtgtgagcacagatggccgagtggtctacgcggtagacatttactccaggggtcagtggtttgagcccagtttagggttacttttttcgttcttttattttattattgcttttttttactggagctttttagatccaatgttttcatttataaatataaaacatttaatgacaaacttcaatacatggcaaaatctgtaaaaaggcccctttaaagctaaACTTACTTACATACTAAAAGTTTGCTAAAATTTTTGCTACATGAAATAATATTTCTGATATTGGCTTTAAATTTACttaattttactaaaatatataatgtttaaacGAGATCTTGAAGATTTCTGCACATCACTACATATTCTCCTTAAATTTGAAATTGTAAagaagtttaatgaaaaaaacaacagtttagcCGACCTGTATGCCCTATGTTTGGAGATGTTAGTGGACTGCTTTTAGGCTTTTAGTAACGTTTGGACCAAGTTTAAAGCGACAAGGCGGACATAAGCAATACACCTTGGAAGAATGTTAATTCGGTTTAATTCATAAAACATCGTCACGTATGTGATAGACTGCTTCttcaaaatcaatattatttactTTTCAATGGCCAAAAAGACGTTCAAAATCCTCAGCGCATTCGCATAATTGttaagaattttaaaaatattaaattcccCGGTAGTTATAGCACCAGAGTTTTATTTGAAGTTTAACACAAAGGTAAAATTCATCAAAAGTATTTCCTTCAACACGGATTTAACAGAAATAGCGGTTTTATCACGATCTATTCACATACACATGCTTAGTAATACTTGGAAACGCATAATCACCAATGTTATTTTGGTTACAGCTATATTATCGAGTAACCCCTTTCGATAACgtaatactaaaaataaaaactgtataatcagtttaatattgtattttacatATGATCTTCATCACACATGTCCCAGACCACACCCACTGACATACTTCATTAGCCGATATCAGATTAGTTGGTATTGCGACTTCAGCGAAAAGTATATCATTTTCTAAGCTTTCGATATATTTCCACTTGTACAGTAGCTAACCAGACATAGACAAACAACAACGTGATTTATATAGTGAAAAACAAGTACTTGTTGAAAATGTCTGAACACACTGTTTCGGAGTACAGAAATTGCTAATTGAGTGCTTTCGTTCTTGCATTGGATCTTTAAagtaatatatatgttgaaaatgGTATTCTATGTTTAGTTGATTTACTTGTTGCAAATGTCATAATGAAGCGCGGAACATTTGCATTATGTGATAATACACTACTTTTAACAGTTGTCTAAGTTATATTGCATAAATTGAGACACAGTTAAACCGAATGGCTCGTGACACACGCCTGTAACTCTCAACGAATTTATATTAGTCATATTCTGTAACCATGACAACGTGTCACAGTTGCAGACAACAGCGTTGTTTAAAAAGTCTACGGAATGGAGACTGTGCAAGTCTAGAAGTGCAACTGGAAGGTTGGGCAGAGCTGTCTTGGAAAGTCCAATGTAGTAGAGCGAGATCATGTCCCTAAAAGCATTAGGTTCCACCTTGGAAATAGGGTTATCACTCAGGTCTAGACGATTGATATGGACCAATTGATCGAAATCGCCGTCACTGAGTTCAGTCAAGTTGTTGCCATGAAGATCAATGTCTACCAGTAGCGTAAAATTCCCGAGCTCTAACGGAACGTGTGCAAACCCGTTGTCGAACAGCTTAAGGATTCGTAGTCTCCCCGTGTTGTCCGTTACGATGTCCATAGTTGTCAAATTAGGATTACCCGACACAGACAATGAGTTGACGTTTGGAAATAGGTCAAGCACGCGAGGGAATTCCGTTAGATCATTATTGTCAAAGGAAACGTCGGTCACATGGTCCAAATCTCTAGAACAAGATGGGAGCATGTGGCGCTGGTGAAGATTTGTGTTGTTGTTAAAGTAGAATATCCTTAGACTGAGGAGATCGCAGACCGCTTGCGGAACGCTTGTTAAATTTGTAGAATCTATTTCCAAATTGATCAGTGTATGCTGAAAGCCTTTGAAAGCATGTTGAGGAAGATGGGTCAACCCCAGGTCGTAGACATGCAAAGCCGTCAAATTAGCTAGGTATTGCAACTGTGATGGCCATTGACGCATTTGATGGGATCCAAAGTACAGCACTTCGATGTGAGTCCCTAGGGATCGCATTACGCCGGCATCGAAGGTAGCAATCGCGTTGTCATGGATATTCAACATAGTCAGACTTGAAAGGTTGGCAACAGCGACGGGGATTGTTGTGAGCAGGTTGTGCTCAAGATTGAGGATTGTGATGTTGTCCTCCAAGCCTGCAAAGGCGATCGGATGTATGTCTCGGATATTGTTGAAGGACATGTCAAGGTATAATTTGCCTGTGTGTATGCCCTTCAGTGACTCCGGTGGGACAACTATTATGCGGTTGTGCTGAAATAAGAGGACGATACACACATAATATTCTAAACGATGGCAAGATAAACGGTTcctatttatgtttatattcttAATTCAATCCggcaataaaatttaaaatacaactgaAAGTCAATAAATCAAAACCAATACAAGTGATAATTTGTTCTGTAAATAAAAGCGTACAAGCTGGTAACGTGTTTGTCTTTTGCACCTGTGGTATTATCAAGGAtatgaaaacatttgtttgatTCTAGATTTCATATGCAGATTATATTCAACagcttatataataatatatagagacagatatactatatataaatgcatacttTATTAAAATCGAATTAAACAATAGCATGTACATACATAGCAGATATTGCAAAACAATTAACTCGCGTAGCAGTGTGAAATGTCTGATGTCAATTTCCATGAGATTTCATAATGTCTGTTACGTACCTGTAACTTAAGATATAGCATCATATTATACGACGTCATATTGAATTGTGGAATTCTGGGAAGACCTTTCTCTGCACAGTTGATGGTCGGCAACGTGCACGTGCAGCCAGGCGGGACAATGCACGTGGGTTCAAAAAGGAAGCCATACGTCGTTCCACTTAGAACGTACCACGACAGCGGCCATATTAAGAATGTTAGTTTCTGAAAACAATTataaatgtgtcacagacactgatgaccttcacaacacatgtttggacacagactAAATATTCGACATCAGACACATATATAGACAAATTGCTGTAATTGAAATACCAAAACCGGTTACAGTTACTATTCCTTTTTACGATAATCTACATATTACGGCCATTCCACTTGGACAGTTTAAGCAAGATTCAACCTTTTAGTAAAAGAGGATTAAACACATAATTGTGGCACTTTATATTTTCTATAGTGGAAAAACAGACAATGGGCCATCAATCTCCCATAAATCATCCAGCCGAAAATCCTTTCTTTACTATCGTCAACACATAAAGGTCATTTAGCTGTGAACGTTTAAACCAGGGGAACTAAGTACTTGAATAGGAGCtgacaatttaaaatgtttggGCAATATATTATACAGTGAAAAACATACAAGGGCCATTCATCTGCCAAACATAGTCGCAACCAATACTGTTGTCTTTTTGAACATCTTTATATTCCGGTGTACAACAGTAAAAGTTTGAGGTCGATTGACTATAAGTTTAAGTGagttaaagaggagttgaaaGCACGCGCTTCATGCAATTATATCATATACAAAAGAAGAACACACAAAGTGCATTAATTGTGCTAAAATCGTCGAAGCAGCCCGCAATTTACTTTCATATCGATCATCTGCACATTAAGGTCATTCGTCGGTGAAAGTTCAAAGCACAAGCTCCGGGAGGTACGTaaggacatacggacggacgtaAGGAAGAATATGTGCAATGCTTCATGCCCCCACTTCGCGGGGGCCTACAAACACATCCACGTGCCAATACAATCCCATATTTTCAGATAAATAATTTGAATTGAAAACTGACACACTTAAAGCTGCCACGTTACATATAAAGCTGAAAGATATTTCCAAACAATGAGAGAAACAATTCAGAATATTTTAGCGTTTTAATCTTAAACCAACAAACACAATTGGATTGGCATTTAGTATTCAACGTGATACAGGTTTTTTGATTTTATGATAGTTTTAAAGATGTCTGCATGGTCCGGGAAACAAATGATTTACAAAGAACATGAATGAATTACCATTGAGTTTTTTAAAATCCAATTACATGAAAATTATTCCATTTTGTCGCCATACCtaaaatacatgtaattcaaATGCCCGTTACTAATTATAACATACAATATACGTGTATCatcatatataatattgtaaCTTCCATATGAAATAAAACAGAATGCGAACCATTGTGACAAACTCGTTATTTGAATACTCGACATTAAATAATGGATTGCATATAagtattgtataaaaaaatctaaTATATGGTAAAGCTTACCATGATCTTTCTGTATGCTTTCGCCGTTTGTGAATGTCCTATTTTCAGCTTTCCTTGCAAACGTGAGCAATTATCATTGTTAATTTTTCTGTCTACACCTGACAACGGGGGCATGTGTCACATGACCTTGGCGTCCCCTCGCTTTCAGTATCTTGAACGCAGTGAACTGTAAGCGGAACACTTCATACCCGAAGTTCGCGTGCACCAATTTTATTCAGGCATTTGATGGCAAATGCATCAGTCCATTCAGACGAACGTTTCCAGAAAggtatattttgttgttgaaaagtaaTTAATCTTTTTGTAAAGTCAGACATTTCGATACAACTTATAGTCGCGTTTGGTGTACATATctgtttttaaaaattatgtgtaAGGTGTTTTAAATTTTTGTTCGATTGCATGTTAACCATTGAACTGCCAAAACATGAGTAGAAATCCACAACAACTTTCGAAATGCCCTATATGAAATATTTACTACAATTCCCTTATGTTGAGTATAACTTGGgggattttaaatatttaatggcaTCACTCATCGTTTTCAAACAACGTGCTAATAAAATAATCAACATTGGAagcagatatattctaaataagTTTGTCATTGGTCAACTCTTTATTGGTATCAATatgtatggaagcgtatatggtgcaccccaataatatggtcatgccggattagtttatatcggcttactgtgaaataacaaggtatgtcgtcatagttttgtaggtttttacctcttaattttactcgccacaaCGACATTAAGCTAAACAATCGGgaaccctcggacaattccgccataacggcgatcgtctgtggtgtagcccactgtccgaagcgttcagattgtaagtttaagtctcgacgtaaatgatTCCGGTTtacccgaaaaaatatttggtcgacatgatgtaagtcgacaaatcaacataattgttggcgtcatgctcttgtgaaaatgagttgccatcatagttttagtcgacacgatgagttatttttttcgccatgacacctttttcatatcacgCCGTCATcaaatgttgacatcatcacagcattaGGGTGTACCATATACACTTCCATACATATGCCAGTGTCGTGTTTCTTTCATTAGTTACACAAACGAAGGTTTGGGTACTTTTCTCAAGAAAGAAGCCAAATAAAAGCACGTTATCACATATTGAGATCATACAATCAGGCATCATActtcatgtaaatattataaaatgctaTGTATCTCAATCAGTCTTCTTGTATATTATATTTGCAATTCTGAGTATTCTGTTATCTCTAGTTGTATTCCATAATAACGTTATATGAATTAAACATAAACGACGTCTGGATTACAATCCATGTCTAGAATATCAAGAATTCATATCTCCAATAATGAGAAAAATGGAAATAAATGTCAGATTCTTTATAACTGTTCTTGTTGTTTTGCTTCAGATAAATATTTGCAATTATACGCATAGACATTATATTTTTGGCAAACTGCTGTGTGGTTAAAAGAAAGTATTCGGACACTCATCTTTGcctgtatttatattaatatagaaCAGTCACGGAAGTTAAAATGTTTGTGTCTAGTTTATATTCGGTAATATTAAGGCGTAACAATTATACTGCTCGTATTATTATCATCGTATATAGACCATGATTTCTGATTTGTTTAAACACATTCAGTTTCCACGAAATTCCATAAGTTTCACCTGTGTCATGATTATATTTCGTTCGCCTTTCGCTATAGGAATTTGCTTATTAATATCCGATAGCATGTTATCCAAAATACGGATCAACCAGACTTTATAAGACGATCTGCTTATACCGGTAATTACATATTTGTGATCGCTATACAACTTGTATGTTTCATTGAACATGATTGTGCCATTTATACATTACATATCTATCGTGTCCGGACGCTGATCGCAAAAACCTAATTGCACATGAACTCATGGAAATTCGTTTTGTATAATAAACAGTGTATACATTTATTATACTactgttatatataatatttaaaagcgCTTGCTAacagattgttttaaaatgtcaatttcctaaaaacaaattacatggaaaaaatgaagaaaaaaaatgttttgcccTGGGGTTCGAATCTCTAGAAGCAAAAGCCGCTGCCTTTCCTCTACACCACACAGGCTCATGAAATTAAATGGTAGTTTAAACGCTGTTTcggtaataaatatatatgtttttaatacgTTATCGATGAAAACCGTTTCGAACGCTTTATTATTTATCGATTTGAATTGATGATTATGCACAAAGGAacttattaacattaaaatatgttcTAGTCAATTCTGTTATTTTGCTGTTTGAATTTAATAGATACAATATTTTTAGATTGCATAACCCTGCGTTTTTTCtattgttattttgctaaaatatgTGCGAGTCCCTTTAAGCGCTTAGTCAATGGTGATGGTTGTTTTCAAATGCATTTATCTCAGTATCCCTTATGAACGTTGCATCTAAAGCAAACACCAACGCAACAGAAATATACGATCTGCATGACTGCGATCCAAATAAGGCACGCACGAAAAACCCACGCAATATAGTATTTATCTTACtattaacaatgtttaaaaaagacTAGAAAGTTGTTAAAATTGATTATCTTCTTTTTTCAATTCTCTGACGAACAGTGCCGCTGTTATAGCTCGTGCATGTACATCGTATTACTGATCGGCAAAACAGCTATTGAATACAATTTTCGCGCCCATGGCGATCGATACCGCTATCTTAACTGGCTGTCCGTTGGAAGCCATGACTACAACAGTTAGTTTTTCCACAGCACTGACATCCATTGAAACCAGAATTTCAGTCAGTGAATAGATGATATTCAGCAGCTTAAGGATAACACAGAGGCACGGTGATTTCTATTGGTTAGTTTCCCAGACAACCGATTTCGACgatgttgttttatttctttcCGAAATCTCTTTGAGAACATGGTGAATGCTTGGGATATAACTATCGTGTGGTGTACGCGCGATCTGTCTCGAGATACACGACCTACTGAGCTGTAAAACATCAGAGGAAAGACAATTGATACGTatgtattttgatttatattaCTCGTGTACACTATTCGTGTATTAACAGTTGATACTAATGCACTTATGTACTATTGTTGAAACGCTTTCAAAAATTCATttcatttgtatgttttttttttaattcgcagAAACATATCAACTAACCCTTTTTTGTCAATCGAAGCGTCTTGAAAATTTCCGTAGTTCTATTCCAACTCATATTAAGAATGTATTTAACATTTGATGAACATTATCTTTCGGAACATATTGATGTGGACGGTATCTTTCAGTTATCTCAAACATGACATCAGATGTATGATGCAGTGTCTTTTTTTAACAAGATTCGGTATGAAAAATAATGATTAAACGAAACAAAAGAAAAGTCATTGCATTTTTCTTTCGCCAGCCATAAGTACGCTAATATAATACG of Dreissena polymorpha isolate Duluth1 chromosome 15, UMN_Dpol_1.0, whole genome shotgun sequence contains these proteins:
- the LOC127860250 gene encoding leucine-rich repeat-containing G-protein coupled receptor 6-like; protein product: MPPLSGVDRKINNDNCSRLQGKLKIGHSQTAKAYRKIMKLTFLIWPLSWYVLSGTTYGFLFEPTCIVPPGCTCTLPTINCAEKGLPRIPQFNMTSYNMMLYLKLQHNRIIVVPPESLKGIHTGKLYLDMSFNNIRDIHPIAFAGLEDNITILNLEHNLLTTIPVAVANLSSLTMLNIHDNAIATFDAGVMRSLGTHIEVLYFGSHQMRQWPSQLQYLANLTALHVYDLGLTHLPQHAFKGFQHTLINLEIDSTNLTSVPQAVCDLLSLRIFYFNNNTNLHQRHMLPSCSRDLDHVTDVSFDNNDLTEFPRVLDLFPNVNSLSVSGNPNLTTMDIVTDNTGRLRILKLFDNGFAHVPLELGNFTLLVDIDLHGNNLTELSDGDFDQLVHINRLDLSDNPISKVEPNAFRDMISLYYIGLSKTALPNLPVALLDLHSLHSVDFLNNAVVCNCDTLSWLQNMTNINSLRVTGVCHEPFGLTVSQFMQYNLDNC